The following DNA comes from Fervidibacillus albus.
TTTTCCTTCATTTCCGATCTCACCTTTGTTCGCCTTCCAGCCCCATTTTTGCTTGCTCGAACGATTCGAACGATTGACGTTTACGACAGCAAACAGGATAAACGCAGTACCGAGCCATTGAATAGGTAAAAAGGATTCATCGAATAATAATAACCCGATCAGTAGAGCAACAACTGGTTCGATTGTCGCAAAAATCGATGCGACACTTCCTTCGACATTTTTCAATCCTTCCGTATACAAAATATAGGCAAGGACTGTTGGAATGAATCCGAGGGCGAGACTATAAAGTAAGACTTCACCGTTGAAAAGGTCGTTTCCCTTTTCCCATAATTTTGATGCAGGCAATAAAAATAGAGTTGCTGCTAGAAATGTGTAAAATGTAATTGTAAAGGAAGAATAAAACCTTACCGAAATCCGTCCGAAAATCGTGTATAACGCATAACCAAAACCGGAACAAAGACCGATAAATAAACCGAACTTCGTAATGGATGCCGCTTGAATATCCGTCAAACCGGTAATCAGTACGCAGCCGATGATCGTGGCGATAATGCTCGTTATTTTTCTACCGTTCATTTTTTCACCGAGAAAGGCCCAGGAAAGAAGGGCGACAAAAGCCGGGGCCGTATAAAGAAGGATGACACTGACAGATATGGACATCTCTTTAATCGCTGTAAAATAACTCCAATTAAAAAAGGTGATACTAAAAACCCCCGTTCCGATAAATAACGGAAAATGTTTCAAACGGATTTTTAGCGCTGGCCGATATTTAATCATTCCGATGAAAAGAAGAAAGAGAAAGGCGATTATTACCCGAATCGCCGTAATTTCCATCGAAGAAAATCCTGCAGTTTGTAAATATTTGACGAATACCCCAATCGTCCCCCATAACCCGGCACCGAGCACAATAAATATGTACGAACGGTACATTTGAAAACGTTTCAAATCCACATCCCCCTTTGAAACCGATATTACGCTAAATCGTAAATATTTTTATATTTTTCCCTTAAGTATTCGAGTAAATATTTCGCTTTCAACGGTTCACCGGTTGCATCTTGTAAAATTTCCAGCGGTTTCTTCATTTTTCCGAATCGATGGACGTTTTCGCGCAGCCACTCTTCAATCGGTTCCAAGTCCCCGTTCGCTAACCGATCGTCAAAATCCGGTATATCCTTTAACATCGCATGTTTCATTTGGGCTGCATACATATAACCGAGAGCATAACTCGGGAAATATCCGAAACTACCACCTGCCCAATGAACGTCTTGGAGAACACCGACCCCATCGTTTTCCGGTTCGATCCCTAAATACTGTTTATATTTTTCATTCCAAATTTTCGGAAGGTCCTTAACTTCGATTTCTCCGTTAAAGAGCGCCTTTTCAATTTCGTAACGAATGATCACGTGTAGCGGGTACGTCACTTCATCCGCTTCGATGCGGATCAAAGTCGGTTTCACTTCATTGATTGCTCGATAAAAATCGTCGAGGGAAACATCGTCAAACTGTCCCTTTGCGTAAGATTTAAACCGGTCGTAATGATATTGCCAGAACGAACGGTTTCTTCCAATGAAAATTTCATGGAATAAAGATTGCGATTCATGGATACCCATCGATGTTCCCGCTAGTAATGGGGTACCAATTAAATCTTTTGAAATATGTTGTTCATATAACGCATGTCCACCTTCGTGAATCGTTCCAAAAATAGCAACACGGAAATCATTTTCGTCGTATTTCGTCGTAATGCGTACGTCGGATGGATTAATGGTAATTTCAAATGGATGGACCGTATCATCCAATCTTCCCGACTGAAAATCATACCCGAATTGTTTCAATACGTCTAAACTAAACGCCTCTTGCTGCTCCTTTGGAAACGGATGGTATATGAAAGATGGATCGAATTTTTTCGGTGAGTGTTGAATATCCTTTAATAAATCGATAATTCCGTCCCGAAGTTCTGCAAACACTTCATCGAGAAGTTCAACGGTAATTCCTGGTTCATATTGGTCAAGTAACGTATCGTACGGGTTTTTGTCATATCCCCAATAACCGATAAAGGTTTTCGTCTTCTCGACGAGTTGTTCCAAGTAAGGTTCGAATCGTTTGAAATCAGCCGCTTCCTTCGCCTCTTCCCAAACGGATTCCGCCTTCGATTGTAATTTTACAAATTCTTCATATTGTTCAATTGGTATTTTTTTATAAAGATCGTAATCCTTTTTGCATTCCAAAGCGGATTTTCTCGTAATTTCCGAGATAACCCCCGTTGCTTCATCACTTAATAAAGCGGTGAACATTTCTTTCAATTGTTCAGATGTGCGCATTTTATGTAGTTCTGTCGAAAGGGTTGCAATCGAATTCGATCGTTGTTCCACACTGTTTGCCGGCGCTTTCGTTCGTAGATCCCAATACATGAGACTAATCGCTTCTTCATAATGAGTGATTTTATTTACATATCGTAAAAAATCTTTTTCTATTTCCTTCATCGTCTTTTCTGTCACATCGAAACCTCCATTTCAATTTGTCCTTCCCCTAACGGTTGGAGGAGAAAAATTCCTTTTTATTTTATCATACTTTAACATTCATGAATTCAATTTTCAAAAACAAACACTTTCTTACGATTAAAAAGAGAAACCGGCAGAATGAAATCCACCGGTATTAAACGTCTTTGTTACCTTGCCACCTAATAAATTATTCGATTTTTTCTTTATTCCAGTTCTCTTCCTGGAAAAGGGACGTGCATTGGAATAGGGTCTCTGTGGAATCGGGAAGACAGAGAAAATCCGATTGCCCGCTGAACATCCCTTTCCGCCTCTTGTAAATAACGAAGCGCCTGCTCATTGAAGTTTTCACTAAGAAGTATTTGCTCGTATGCCGATTCAATCGCCTTTGAGATTTTCGATAACTGTGTAAATTCCCCTTCCCTAAACATCTTCCATCCCCTTTTTCATTGTTTTCAACGAATGGATTGAATGATTCAATCCTTACCGCGATGGAAAGGTGAAACGATTGGAATGACATTTAATAATTTTCCAATATATTAGTATTATAGTCGGACGGATAAAAAATATTCGTTCAAAGAATTCGATAGCGTAAAAATACGACGAATTTCTTTATGATTTACGGAAGTTGTTTTTCCTCGGTCCCCAATATTGGTAATAATCGGTTTTAAGCGGACCGTTATATAATTTTCGTTTTTTTGTTGCCTCTTTTCCAAAACATGTTTCGAACTGTTCGTCCGCCGTAAGAATATAAAAGGACCATGTCGATAAATTGTTTAACGTTTCACCAAATTGACGATATAGCTTCTGCACGTCCTTTTTTTCACCTAACCGTTCACCATAGGGCGGGTTTGTGACGATGACACCGTACTCATCCTTTGAACGAAAATCGGTCGCTTGCATTTGTTTGAATTGGACGATACCAGAAAGCCCTGCTTCCATTGCGTTTTCCATTGCTATATTCGTCATCTGATGATCGATATCGGAACCGACAATATTCAATTCCCGATCGTATTCGGCTAAATCTTCCGCTTCCATTCTCGCGTCATCCCACACCTTTTTCGGTAACCAATGCCAACTTTCACCGAGAAAGTCCCGGTTGAAACCAGGTGCGATATTTTGTCCAATCAAGGCCGCTTCAATCGAAATCGTACCGGACCCACAAAACGGATCAACGAAAGGTTTTTCCGGCGTCCAGTTCGTCAATAAAACGAGAGCTGCCGCCAACGTTTCTTTTAACGGTGCGCCTCCCTGGCCAACTCGATATCCCCTTTTATGCAATCCGACTCCACTCGTATCGATCGTTAACGTCACTTGGTCTTTTAAAATCGACACTTCAATAGGAACAATCGGTCCGTTTTCTTCCAACCAACCGTTCACTTTATATTTTTTTCGCAATCGTTCGACAATCGCTTTTTTTACAATCGATTGACAGTCGGGCACACTATACAATGTGGATTTCACCGATTTTCCCATTACAGGAAATTGGGCGTCCTTCGTTAAAAATTGCTCCCACGGTAACGCCTTTGTCCCTTCAAATAGTTGATCGAACGTTGTAGCCGGAAAACGACCGACGATGATTTTGATCCGATCCGCGGTTCGTAACCATAAATTGCTCCTTGCTATCGCCCGTTCATCACCTTCATACATAATTTTCCCGTTTTCCACTTGACAAGTATATCCGAGGTTACGAACTTCCTTTGCCACAACGGATTCCAAACCCATTGCCGATGTGGCTAATATGTTGAACATTGTCATTTTTTCACCTTTACTTTCTACGTTGTATATCATTTTGAAAATAAACAAAAATGCCCCCTTCCAAAAAGAGGGAGCATCCGAAGTTCCATTAATAACGTTCTGTAAGCCATGTTCTGTTCCAATGTACTTCAAGCGACCAAAGTCTCGTACACTGGCGGTAATCATCTATCTGCAGAGAACGAATTCTCCACCTCTCCCTTAGGTTCATTTCCCCAGGGAAAGTGCCCCTACCATCATTTGGGTTTCTCGCTCGCGGGGTTTACCTCGTTCCACCCTTATAATTTCTTATAAGGCTCCGTCACTGTGGCACTTTTATAGGTACTAAGGTCATATCCAAAAGGACGTAGACCCGTTTCCAGCCGTCAGCCCAGAATGAACCGAGCTGCCCTAGCTTATTGTTTCGCTAGGCACGAACACTACGGGCATCTCAGCACCGTGCGAGCATGGACTTTCCTCTGCCATTCGATTGGATCGAATAACAGCGATTACCCGAACGTTATTAATGAGCGCATGTTCTATTATATAAAAATACGTTGGGAATATCAACTTCAATTTTTGGATAAACTGGGAGATATCAATCGTATAATTTATTCCCAAATACATGTTTTTCGAGATTACTCAGCCGTTTTAAAATATCAAAATTCGTCGCAGCCGCTACGTGGGACGGTTGTTTTCGTGCATCTTCCAACTGCTTTTTAAGCCGCTGATTTTCCATTTTCAATGATTCCAGTTCTTGTGTGAAAACCTCGTAATCTCTAATGATTCGATCCAAAAACGCATCGACTTCTTCTTGATTATATCCTCTCATACTCGTTTTAAATTCTTTTTCGACAATTTCTTTTGCGGTCAATTGCACTTTATTCGGCTCCATTTTTCCTCACCTCGATCGACTTCACTTCATTACCCATATTTTTTCAAAAAACAGCTCATTTGTCAATTTAATTTCCCCCCGTTTCTAAACCAAAGGAAGTCGATCGTGGCAATTCATTTCTTTAATTCGTCCCAATCAAAATGAGTAGACGAAACCGATCGTTTTTATTTCCTTATTTCGATCAATAAGTCCCCCGGTTTGATTGCATCTCCTGCCTCCACATAAATTTCTTCGACCGTTCCTGTAAATGGAGCTTGGACGGTCGTTTCCATCTTCATCGCTTCTGTTATGACGAGGTGATCCCCCTTCGTTACTTTCTCTCCCTTTTCAACTAACAGTTTTACAACGGTTCCTGGCATCGTCGCACCGATCTGTCCTTCGATGGCTGGATCGACCTTTTTCCTTTCAACGATTTCCACTTGGGCACTTACATCTTTAATGACGATTTCTCGAGGTTGTCCATTTAATTCAAAATAGACGATCCTCGTTCCGTCCTTTTGAACTTGTCCTACGGAAACGAGACGAATAATTAATGTTTTCCCTTGTTCAATTTCCACTTGCACTTCTTCTCCAAGCCTTAAACCGAATAAAAACGTCGGTGTATCCAACCGTGAAATGTCTCCGTAAAGATGGGTGCTTTTCGCATAATCCTCAAACACTTTCGGATAAAGGGCATAGGCTAAAACATCGTAAATTGTCGGACGTCTTTTTAAATGGACGAATAGTTCTTCCTTCAATTGATCGAAGTCAATCGGTTCCATGATATCTCCCGCTCGTTTCGTCAAAGGATGTCGGTTTTTCAAAACGATCTTTTGCAATGTTTTTGGAAAACCACCGGTAGGAATACCGATATACCCTTGGAAAAACTCGATGACCGATTGCGGAAAATCGATTGTCATCCCTTTTTCCAATACGTCCCGTTCGGATAGGTCGTTTTGCACCATGAATAACGCCATATCACCGATCACTTTGGAAGAAGGGGTGACTTTCACGATATCGCCGAATAAATAATTGACCCGTCGATACATATCTTTTACATCATCCCACCGATCAATCAACCCTACGGCCTTTGCCTGTTGTTGCAAATTGCTATATTGTCCCCCTGGCATTTCATGATCGTACACTTCAGCATGGGGGGCTTTCATTCCACTTTCAAAATGGCAATAATATTGACGGACATCTTCCCAATAATTTGCCAATCGATTCAGGTCGGAAATGGATACATCGGGTTGTCCTTCCATTCCTTGTAACGCATAGTACAACGAATTGACACTCGGTTGTGAAGTGAATCCTGCCATCGAACTTAATGCCGTGTCGACGATGTCCACGCCGGCTTCAATTGCCTTTGCATAAGTGAAAATACCATTCCCACTCGTATCGTGGGTGTGTAAGTGAATCGGGATCGATATTTCGTCTTTTAAAGCAGAAATCAGTTCGTAGGCTGCCTTCGGTTTTAATAATCCTGCCATATCTTTAATCGCTAAAATATGGGCCCCTTGTTTTTCCAACTCCTTCGCCAGTGTTACATAATATTCCCGGGAATATTTCGTCCTAGTTCGATCTAAAATATCGCCGGTATAGCAAATAGCCGCTTCAGCAATTTTTCCCGTTTCTCGGACCGCTTCAATTGCCACTTCCATTCCCTTTAACCAATTAAGGCTATCAAAAATACGAAATACATCAATTCCGGATTCCGCTGCCTGTTTGACAAACTCACGAATGACATTATCAGGATAATTTTTATATCCGACCGCATTTGAGCCGCGTAACAACATTTGAAATAAAATATTTGGAATGCTCTTCCGTAGTTGGATGAGCCTTTGCCAAGGATCTTCCTTTAAAAAGCGGTAGCTGACATCAAAGGTTGCTCCACCCCACATTTCTAAAGAAAAGGCATCCTTGAATAGATGGGCGGTCGGTTCGGCAATTTTCAGCAAATCGTACGTACGAACGCGCGTGGCCAACAACGACTGGTGGGCATCCCGAAAAGTCGTGTCCGTTATAAGCACTTTCTCTTGTTTATGAATCCAGTCCACTAAACCTTCAGGGCCGAATTGGTCAAGAATTTGTTTCGTACCGGACATAATCGTTCTTCCTTCGTCGTATTGCGGAATCCTCGGTGCATTAAAATACGGTTTTTTTACCTTCCCAATTCCCGGAAAGCCGTTGACAACGACATCACCGATATACGTCAACATCTTTGTTGCCCGATCCTTTCTGACAGGAAATTGGAATAATTCCGGCGTTGTGTCGACAAAGGATGTATCGTAATCCCCGTTTTGAAACTTCGGATGGGCAATGACATTTTCTAAAAAGGCAATATTTGTTTTGATGCCACGAATTCGGAATTCCTTTAAATTTCGAATCATTTTTGCTGCAGCTTGTTCAAAGGTCATCCCCCAGGTGGATACTTTCACGAGCAAAGAATCATAATGGGGAGAAATGACTGCCCCTTGAAAACCGTTGCCTGCATCTAACCGTACTCCAAAACCACCGCTACTCCGATAAACATTAATCTTCCCAGTATCCGGTAAAAAGTGGTTCAATGGATCTTCTGTCGTAACTCTGCACTGAATACCGTAACCGTTCGTTTTGATTTTAGACTGAGGTGGAATTCCGATTTTTTTACTGAACAAGGAATATCCTTGTGCTATTAAAATTTGCGATTGGACGATATCGATTCCTGTAATTAATTCTGTAATTGTATGTTCGACTTGGATGCGCGGATTCACTTCAATAAAGTAAAAGGAATCGATCGCAACTAAAAACTCTACTGTACCAGCATTTATATAATTCGTATTTTCCATTAATCGGACAGCAGCTTGACAAAGATCTTCCCGCATCGTTTCCGGTAAAGAAACGCTCGGAGCAACTTCGACCAATTTTTGATGACGACGTTGAACAGAGCAATCCCTTTCGTATAAATGAACCGTATTTCCGTGTTGATCGGCTAATATTTGAACTTCGATATGTTTCGGATTTGGTAAAAATTTCTCCACGTACACTTCATCGCTTCCGAAGGCGGATTTCGCTTCCGATTTCGCTCGTTGGAAACTTTCCTTCAATTCCGCTTCTTCTTGAACAATACGCATACCCCTTCCCCCACCACCGAGGGCGGCTTTAATGATAATTGGGTAGCCATTTTCCGAAACAAATTCATACACGTCTTCAATCGCTTTAATCCGCTTCCCAGGAACTACTGGCAAACCAGCCTTTTCCGCTGCCTCTCGAGCTTTCACCTTATCACCAAATATTTCTAAATGTGTTAACTTTGGACCGATAAAAATAATCCCTTCTTCTTCACAGCGTTTTGCGAATTCAATATTTTCAGACAAAAATCCGTATCCCGGGTGAATTGCATCAACATCATTCTTTTTCGCTATTTTTATGATCCCTTCAATATCTAAATAGGCATCGATCGGTTTTTTATCTTCTCCGACTAAATAAGCTTCGTCGGCTTTGTAACGGTGATATGAACCGGTATCCTCCTTCGAATAAATGGCGACTGTACGAATATTCAATTCCGTACATGCCCGAAAAATACGAATGGCAATTTCTCCCCGATTGGCGACTAATACTTTTTTAATCGTTTTCATAAAACGTCCCCTTTCTACTTTTCGTCTTAATCTATTTAACAATCTACGTATATCTAACTTTCTGACATTTTTGAACGAAAATTTTTCATGACGAGACGACATAGTGAATATATCAACTCTTTCGGAAAGGAACAAATCTAGTTTCAAACCGCCCGCCAAAAAGTGAATTTATCTTTGGACGGGTCGGTTCGTATGAGTCTTACTTGGCGTTCTTGCTTTTACCGATTTATCTTTCTTTGCATATTTCTTTTCATAATTGGCAAACATCCCTACATTCATTAAAATCCCAGCGGAAAGGGAAAGGGATAATAATGACGACCCTCCGTAACTGACGAAAGGAAGCGTGACACCGGTGATCGGAATAAGTCCGGATACGCCACCTAAATTAATAAACGTTTGAATGCCGATCATTCCAGATATGCCGAAAGCTAACAAACTGCCGAACGGATCCTTCGATTTCATTCCGATCCGAATTCCTTTTAAAACGATGTAACCAAGGCTAAAGATAACGAAACCGACACCAAAAATGCCAAGTTCTTCTGCAATAATCGCCATAATAAAATCCGTGTGGGCTTCGGGTAAATATCCGAGTTTTTGAATACTTTTTCCTAAACCTAGTCCTTGCCAGCCTCCGGATCCGATTGCCAAATACGAATTCACGAGTTGAAGGCCACCTTCGAGTTCATATTGGAAAGGATCGATATAACTGTATATCCGGCTGAGTCGATTTTCAGTAAATATAGCATCCCTTTTAAAATATAACAACGGGGAAAAAATGAGTAAAAAACTGACACCTAGAGCCGTAAGACGAAAAATATTTTTCCAATTTAATCCAGTGCAAAAAATAATGATTAAACCGGTTGAAAATATAATAAAAGCGGTACCGAAGTCCGGTTGCATCGCAGTCAATATGGAAATAAAACCTAAAATGACTATGGGTGGCATAACACCTTTATAAAAAACATTGAGATACGATTGCTTTTTCTCATACACACTCGCCAAATAAACGATCATAATTAGTTTAACAAATTCGGACGGTTGAAGCGAACGGGTTCCCATTTGAATCCAACTCGTCGCGTTATTGACGTTATTTCCAATTATTTGCACGGCTATTAATACAATAATACTACCGAAAACCATCGGGACAACAATTTTGTTATATTTTAGTATTTTGTAAGGAAAAAAGGCTGCAAGAAGAAAAGCAACATACGAAATGATCAAGTTCATCACTTGTTTGTCGAAAAAAAAGCTAGAGTCATCAAATCCGTAAACTTGAATCGATGTGACCATACTCGCACTATAGACCATGATCACCCCGAATATCGTTAAAAGTATGTATATGACGGCTAAATCGTAATCGAATGATTTTATCACTTTTTTCATCATTGCTTCTCTTCCTATCTTAATAAATATGTTATACTTTTTCAATGATAATATTTTATTATGATATACTATTCTTCTGGAAAATTCGTTCTTTAATTCATCCTATCATTTCGTTAATTCTATTGTAAAAAAAAGATTCCTTTCTGTATATGAAAAAAAGGAATAAAAAACTCAAACAATTGTCGTTCAACTGTTTGAGCTTTAATGGCACACTTGCACCTACAATCGTTCACTGCAGGGCCTCCCGTGTCATCCGCGATTACGTGAACTTATGATTTTTTCATTGAGGCTTCATGTAAAGCAGATAATTTTTTCTCGACGGAATTCAATAGTTCCTTGCCATCTTTTTCGTCTACTAGACCGAGTTTTACAGCAAAATCTATTTGACGGGATAAGCCGAACATTTGCGTATCAAGTACTTCTTCATAAAGCGGACATTGAGGCATCGTTAAATGATCCATCTGTACTTGGATTAATTTAATGATTTTATCCGCATAAGCGTACAATAATGTATAGGCTTTTTCCCGATGATCAATTTTCAAATCTGAGGCCACCTTCATCCCTCCGTTAAGAAAGAACCATTCTTGTTAAAATTCTACCGTTTACCATTAAAAATTGCAAGGAATTAACGGAATTTGAAGGAAGGCCGATATAAAGTTCGATTCAAAAAATCTATCTTTCATTTTCGAACGATTCGGATACCGACAAATTGTTTTTAAAAAATACTAAATGCATACCGTTCATTCATTTTTTGCAACAGTTTCCAACCGGCGATGCTATTTCCCCGATCGTCGAGGGCGGGACCGTAAATTCCGATTCCGAATCGATTCGGTACGACGGCCATTATCCCACCGGAGACACCGCTTTTCGCAGGAACCCCTACTTTTATGGCAAATTCTCCAGAGGCATTGTACATTCCACATGTGACCATAAACGTTTTACATATGCTTGCCGTTCGTTCTGAAATGAGTTGGGTTCCTTTTTCCGGATCTTTCCCATTTAACGAAAAAACTGCACCGATTCGTGCCAGTTGTAAACAATCGATTTCCACCGCACATTGTTTTGTATATAAATCGATTATGTCCTCTACTTTTCCACCGATTACACCGAACTGTTTCATATAATATAATAACGAACGATTCAAAAAAGACGTCTGGAATTCCGAGTCCGCAACGTTTTTGTTATATTCAATTCGGTTATTTCCGGCCAATTGGCGTACGTAATCGATAAAGTTCGCCAATTTCCTTTCTTTGGAACGCCCAGGTAAAAGGTCGGTAATGGCTAAGGCACCGGCGTTGATCATCGGATTGTACGGTTTCGTTGGATTCGAAAATTCCAATTTCGATATGGAATAATATGGGTCCCCCGAAGGTTCCATTCCGACGTTGGAAAATACTTCTTCTTCTCCCCTTTCATCTAAAACGA
Coding sequences within:
- a CDS encoding DMT family transporter, with protein sequence MKRFQMYRSYIFIVLGAGLWGTIGVFVKYLQTAGFSSMEITAIRVIIAFLFLLFIGMIKYRPALKIRLKHFPLFIGTGVFSITFFNWSYFTAIKEMSISVSVILLYTAPAFVALLSWAFLGEKMNGRKITSIIATIIGCVLITGLTDIQAASITKFGLFIGLCSGFGYALYTIFGRISVRFYSSFTITFYTFLAATLFLLPASKLWEKGNDLFNGEVLLYSLALGFIPTVLAYILYTEGLKNVEGSVASIFATIEPVVALLIGLLLFDESFLPIQWLGTAFILFAVVNVNRSNRSSKQKWGWKANKGEIGNEGKW
- a CDS encoding carboxypeptidase M32, translated to MKEIEKDFLRYVNKITHYEEAISLMYWDLRTKAPANSVEQRSNSIATLSTELHKMRTSEQLKEMFTALLSDEATGVISEITRKSALECKKDYDLYKKIPIEQYEEFVKLQSKAESVWEEAKEAADFKRFEPYLEQLVEKTKTFIGYWGYDKNPYDTLLDQYEPGITVELLDEVFAELRDGIIDLLKDIQHSPKKFDPSFIYHPFPKEQQEAFSLDVLKQFGYDFQSGRLDDTVHPFEITINPSDVRITTKYDENDFRVAIFGTIHEGGHALYEQHISKDLIGTPLLAGTSMGIHESQSLFHEIFIGRNRSFWQYHYDRFKSYAKGQFDDVSLDDFYRAINEVKPTLIRIEADEVTYPLHVIIRYEIEKALFNGEIEVKDLPKIWNEKYKQYLGIEPENDGVGVLQDVHWAGGSFGYFPSYALGYMYAAQMKHAMLKDIPDFDDRLANGDLEPIEEWLRENVHRFGKMKKPLEILQDATGEPLKAKYLLEYLREKYKNIYDLA
- a CDS encoding THUMP domain-containing class I SAM-dependent RNA methyltransferase — translated: MTMFNILATSAMGLESVVAKEVRNLGYTCQVENGKIMYEGDERAIARSNLWLRTADRIKIIVGRFPATTFDQLFEGTKALPWEQFLTKDAQFPVMGKSVKSTLYSVPDCQSIVKKAIVERLRKKYKVNGWLEENGPIVPIEVSILKDQVTLTIDTSGVGLHKRGYRVGQGGAPLKETLAAALVLLTNWTPEKPFVDPFCGSGTISIEAALIGQNIAPGFNRDFLGESWHWLPKKVWDDARMEAEDLAEYDRELNIVGSDIDHQMTNIAMENAMEAGLSGIVQFKQMQATDFRSKDEYGVIVTNPPYGERLGEKKDVQKLYRQFGETLNNLSTWSFYILTADEQFETCFGKEATKKRKLYNGPLKTDYYQYWGPRKNNFRKS
- the gpsB gene encoding cell division regulator GpsB, which produces MEPNKVQLTAKEIVEKEFKTSMRGYNQEEVDAFLDRIIRDYEVFTQELESLKMENQRLKKQLEDARKQPSHVAAATNFDILKRLSNLEKHVFGNKLYD
- the pyc gene encoding pyruvate carboxylase codes for the protein MKTIKKVLVANRGEIAIRIFRACTELNIRTVAIYSKEDTGSYHRYKADEAYLVGEDKKPIDAYLDIEGIIKIAKKNDVDAIHPGYGFLSENIEFAKRCEEEGIIFIGPKLTHLEIFGDKVKAREAAEKAGLPVVPGKRIKAIEDVYEFVSENGYPIIIKAALGGGGRGMRIVQEEAELKESFQRAKSEAKSAFGSDEVYVEKFLPNPKHIEVQILADQHGNTVHLYERDCSVQRRHQKLVEVAPSVSLPETMREDLCQAAVRLMENTNYINAGTVEFLVAIDSFYFIEVNPRIQVEHTITELITGIDIVQSQILIAQGYSLFSKKIGIPPQSKIKTNGYGIQCRVTTEDPLNHFLPDTGKINVYRSSGGFGVRLDAGNGFQGAVISPHYDSLLVKVSTWGMTFEQAAAKMIRNLKEFRIRGIKTNIAFLENVIAHPKFQNGDYDTSFVDTTPELFQFPVRKDRATKMLTYIGDVVVNGFPGIGKVKKPYFNAPRIPQYDEGRTIMSGTKQILDQFGPEGLVDWIHKQEKVLITDTTFRDAHQSLLATRVRTYDLLKIAEPTAHLFKDAFSLEMWGGATFDVSYRFLKEDPWQRLIQLRKSIPNILFQMLLRGSNAVGYKNYPDNVIREFVKQAAESGIDVFRIFDSLNWLKGMEVAIEAVRETGKIAEAAICYTGDILDRTRTKYSREYYVTLAKELEKQGAHILAIKDMAGLLKPKAAYELISALKDEISIPIHLHTHDTSGNGIFTYAKAIEAGVDIVDTALSSMAGFTSQPSVNSLYYALQGMEGQPDVSISDLNRLANYWEDVRQYYCHFESGMKAPHAEVYDHEMPGGQYSNLQQQAKAVGLIDRWDDVKDMYRRVNYLFGDIVKVTPSSKVIGDMALFMVQNDLSERDVLEKGMTIDFPQSVIEFFQGYIGIPTGGFPKTLQKIVLKNRHPLTKRAGDIMEPIDFDQLKEELFVHLKRRPTIYDVLAYALYPKVFEDYAKSTHLYGDISRLDTPTFLFGLRLGEEVQVEIEQGKTLIIRLVSVGQVQKDGTRIVYFELNGQPREIVIKDVSAQVEIVERKKVDPAIEGQIGATMPGTVVKLLVEKGEKVTKGDHLVITEAMKMETTVQAPFTGTVEEIYVEAGDAIKPGDLLIEIRK
- a CDS encoding FtsW/RodA/SpoVE family cell cycle protein, whose product is MMKKVIKSFDYDLAVIYILLTIFGVIMVYSASMVTSIQVYGFDDSSFFFDKQVMNLIISYVAFLLAAFFPYKILKYNKIVVPMVFGSIIVLIAVQIIGNNVNNATSWIQMGTRSLQPSEFVKLIMIVYLASVYEKKQSYLNVFYKGVMPPIVILGFISILTAMQPDFGTAFIIFSTGLIIIFCTGLNWKNIFRLTALGVSFLLIFSPLLYFKRDAIFTENRLSRIYSYIDPFQYELEGGLQLVNSYLAIGSGGWQGLGLGKSIQKLGYLPEAHTDFIMAIIAEELGIFGVGFVIFSLGYIVLKGIRIGMKSKDPFGSLLAFGISGMIGIQTFINLGGVSGLIPITGVTLPFVSYGGSSLLSLSLSAGILMNVGMFANYEKKYAKKDKSVKARTPSKTHTNRPVQR
- a CDS encoding YlaN family protein — translated: MASDLKIDHREKAYTLLYAYADKIIKLIQVQMDHLTMPQCPLYEEVLDTQMFGLSRQIDFAVKLGLVDEKDGKELLNSVEKKLSALHEASMKKS
- the glsA gene encoding glutaminase A; the protein is MKERQLNDDELQNLINEVEPYANKGEVAEYIPALARANKTDVAAAVYTVDGRVFQGGTYGHTFTLQSISKVLSLALVLDERGEEEVFSNVGMEPSGDPYYSISKLEFSNPTKPYNPMINAGALAITDLLPGRSKERKLANFIDYVRQLAGNNRIEYNKNVADSEFQTSFLNRSLLYYMKQFGVIGGKVEDIIDLYTKQCAVEIDCLQLARIGAVFSLNGKDPEKGTQLISERTASICKTFMVTCGMYNASGEFAIKVGVPAKSGVSGGIMAVVPNRFGIGIYGPALDDRGNSIAGWKLLQKMNERYAFSIF